In Triticum aestivum cultivar Chinese Spring chromosome 5B, IWGSC CS RefSeq v2.1, whole genome shotgun sequence, the following proteins share a genomic window:
- the LOC123112773 gene encoding protein ROOT PRIMORDIUM DEFECTIVE 1: protein MKIASRFASRAHPTACLFHPRLLPLGLSLSLAAAKTNPQTTMLRRIAALRPPPPRAVAAALVGGADAGYSSKSTSLPQKQQRVRDHAFDGIMEVQKRVRRFLALHALLLYAATPTAPSGKFSAGGSGAVSVPFSRLGALSRRQLRLAPLDAGNFMLRHPHAFHLFLHPVHRILHARLTPRASAALRLEADAIASLRPGAVLRLRKLLLLAPPHHRLRLEHIRLLRRDFGLPDDFADSIILSNPALFRLTPDGFVEFVPSPDDPPDLTVAAVERSRERHYREHRAPGAGEEDARFAFPTRFPPGFKIGKYFRIAVWKWQRLPYASPYADVSGHDLRSLEAQRRMEKRAVAAVHELLSLTVDKRTTLERLALFRDALGVPKKIKEFLRKYQGIFYISTRGNQGKLHTVFLREAYYKGELLDSNEIHDARRKLEELLLMSREKANLDRMFTSMGRGWDELGGGRRGGAELREKFLGDAGGRKRKVGAGIDDDGADSGEDSGVESLYIE from the coding sequence atgAAAATTGCGTCGCGATTCGCGTCTCGTGCGCATCCGACGGCCTGCCTCTTTCACCCGCGTTTGCTACCACTCGGCCTCTCTCTTTCGCTGGCCGCCGCCAAAACCAATCCCCAAACAACGATGCTCCGCCGCATCGCCGCcctacggccgccgccgccgcgcgcggtggcggcggcgctcgtCGGAGGGGCCGACGcaggctactcctccaagtccacctccCTCCCCCAGAAGCAGCAGCGCGTCCGCGACCACGCCTTCGACGGCATCATGGAGGTCCAGAAGCGCGTCCGCCGCTTCCTCGCGCTCCACGCGCTGCTCCTCTACGCCGCCACCCCCACCGCGCCCTCGGGCAAATTCTCCGCCGGGGGCAGCGGCGCGGTCTCCGTGCCCTTCTCCCGCCTCGGCGCCCTCTCGCGCCGCCAGCTCCGCCTCGCGCCCCTCGACGCCGGCAACTTCATGCTGCGCCACCCGCACGCCTTCCACCTCTTCCTCCACCCCGTCCACCGCATCCTCCACGCGCGCCTCACCCCGCGCGCCTCCGCCGCGCTGCGCCTCGAGGCCGACGCCATCGCCTCCTTGCGCCCCGGCGCCGTCCTCCGCCTCCGCAAGCTGCTCCTCCTCGCGCCCCCGCACCACCGCCTCCGCCTAGAGCACATCCGTCTCCTCCGCCGCGACTTCGGCCTCCCCGACGACTTCGCCGACTCCATCATCCTGTCCAATCCCGCCCTGTTCCGCCTCACGCCTGACGGGTTCGTCGAGTTTGTGCCCTCCCCTGACGATCCAcccgacctcaccgtcgccgccgtcgagCGCTCCCGGGAGCGCCACTACCGCGAGCACCGCGCTCCCGGtgccggcgaggaggacgcgcgctTCGCGTTCCCCACCCGCTTTCCGCCGGGCTTTAAGATTGGCAAGTATTTCCGCATTGCAGTTTGGAAGTGGCAGCGCCTCCCCTACGCTTCCCCGTATGCGGACGTCTCTGGCCACGACCTGCGCTCACTTGAGGCACAACGCCGCATGGAGAAGCGTGCTGTCGCTGCTGTCCATGAGCTGCTCTCTCTCACAGTCGACAAGCGTACCACGCTAGAGCGTCTCGCGCTCTTCCGCGACGCCCTTGGTGTGCCAAAGAAGATTAAAGAGTTCTTGCGTAAGTATCAGGGGATATTCTACATATCAACAAGAGGAAACCAGGGGAAGCTGCACACTGTGTTCCTCCGGGAGGCATACTATAAAGGGGAGCTTTTAGATTCCAATGAGATACATGACGCAAGGCGGAAGCTGGAGGAGCTGCTCTTGATGAGCCGAGAGAAGGCGAATTTGGATCGTATGTTCACCAGCATGGGTCGTGGATGGGATGagcttggtggtggtcgtcgtggAGGAGCAGAATTGAGGGAGAAGTTTCTTGGGGATGCAGGTGGCAGAAAGAGGAAAGTTGGTGCTGGCATTGATGACGATGGTGCCGATAGTGGGGAGGACTCAGGAGTTGAATCACTCTACATCGAATGA